The following are from one region of the Serinus canaria isolate serCan28SL12 chromosome 8, serCan2020, whole genome shotgun sequence genome:
- the PTBP2 gene encoding polypyrimidine tract-binding protein 2 isoform X2: MDGIVTDVAVGVKRGSDELLSGSVLSSPNSNMSSMVVTANGNDNKKFKSDDKMDGAPSRVLHIRKLPGEVTETEVIALGLPFGKVTNILMLKGKNQAFLELATEEAAITMVNYYSAVTPHLRNQPIYIQYSNHKELKTDNTLNQRAQAVLQAVTAVQASNAPISGTTVSESAVTPAQSPVLRIIIDNMYYPVTLDVLHQIFSKFGAVLKIITFTKNNQFQALLQFGDPVNAQQAKQALDGQNIYNACCTLRIDFSKLVNLNVKYNNDKSRDYTRPDLPSGDGQPTLDPAIAAAFAKETSLLGLPVAAVPGALSPLAIPNAAAAAAAAAAGRVGMPGVSAGGNTVLLVSNLNEEMVTPQSLFTLFGVYGDVQRVKILYNKKDSALIQMADGNQSQLAMSHLNGQKMYGKIIRVTLSKHQTVQLPREGLDDQGLTKDFGNSPLHRFKKPGSKNFQNIFPPSATLHLSNIPPSVAEEDLRTLFANTGGTVKAFKFFQDHKMALLQMSTVEEAIQALIDLHNYNLGESHHLRVSFSKSTI, translated from the exons CCAATGGTAATGACAACAAGAAATTCAAAAGTGATGATAAAATGGATGGGGCTCCTTCTCGTGTTCTTCATATCAGGAAATTGCCTGGGGAAGTGACAGAAACAGAAGTTATTGCTTTAGGTTTACCTTTTGGTAAAGTAACCAACATCCTGATgctgaaagggaaaaaccag gcATTTTTGGAACTTGCCACAGAAGAAGCAGCTATCACTATGGTTAATTACTACTCTGCTGTGACACCTCATCTTCGTAACCAACCCATTTACATCCAGTATTCCAATCATAAAGAACTAAAGACTGATAACACACTTAACCAG cgGGCCCAAGCTGTTCTTCAGGCAGTGACGGCTGTGCAGGCATCAAACGCTCCCATTAGTGGGACCACTGTTAGTGAGAGTGCAGTGACTCCAGCTCAGAGTCCAGTACTTAGAATAATTATTGACAACATGTACTATCCAGTAACCTTGGATGTTCTTCATCAG ATATTCTCTAAATTTGGTGCTGTATTGAAGATAATCACGTTCACAAAGAATAACCAGTTTCAAGCTTTACTGCAGTTTGGTGATCCAGTAAATGCACAGCAAGCAAAACAA GCCTTAGACGGtcaaaatatttataatgcTTGCTGTACCCTACGCATTGATTTTTCCAAATTGGTGAATTTGAATGTCAAGTACAACAACGATAAAAGCAGGGACTACACTCGTCCTGACCTTCCATCTGGCGATGGACAGCCAACGCTGGACCCAGCTATTGCTGCAGCATTTGCCAAGGAGACCTCTCTTCTAG ggCTTCCTGTTGCAGCTGTTCCAGGAGCTCTGAGTCCTTTGGCTATtccaaatgctgctgctgctgctgcagctgctgctgctggccgtGTGGGAATGCCTGGAGTTTCAGCTGGTGGCAATACAGTCCTCCTGGTTAGCAATTTAAATGAAGAG ATGGTTACGCCCCAAAGTCTGTTTACCCTCTTCG GTGTTTATGGTGATGTGCAGCGTGTGAAGATTTTATACAATAAGAAAGATAGTGCTCTTATACAGATGGCTGATGGAAACCAGTCACAGCTGG CCATGAGCCATCTTAATGGACAAAAAATGTATGGAAAGATCATTCGCGTTACCCTTTCCAAACATCAGACAGTACAACTACCTCGAGAGGGACTTGATGACCAAGGGCTGACTAAAGATTTTGGTAATTCACCTTTGCACCGCTTCAAGAAACCTGGTTCCAAAAACTTCCAAAATATATTCCCTCCTTCTGCAACACTTCATCTGTCCAATATTCC ACCATCAGTAGCAGAAGAGGATCTACGCACATTGTTTGCTAACACTGGAGGCACTGtgaaagcatttaaattttttca agATCACAAGATGGCACTTCTTCAGATGTCAACAGTAGAAGAAGCTATTCAGGCTTTGATTGATCTTCACAATTACAATCTGGGAGAAAGTCACCATCTGAGAGTTTCTTTCTCTAAGTCAACTATTTAA
- the PTBP2 gene encoding polypyrimidine tract-binding protein 2 isoform X1, which translates to MDGIVTDVAVGVKRGSDELLSGSVLSSPNSNMSSMVVTANGNDNKKFKSDDKMDGAPSRVLHIRKLPGEVTETEVIALGLPFGKVTNILMLKGKNQAFLELATEEAAITMVNYYSAVTPHLRNQPIYIQYSNHKELKTDNTLNQRAQAVLQAVTAVQASNAPISGTTVSESAVTPAQSPVLRIIIDNMYYPVTLDVLHQIFSKFGAVLKIITFTKNNQFQALLQFGDPVNAQQAKQALDGQNIYNACCTLRIDFSKLVNLNVKYNNDKSRDYTRPDLPSGDGQPTLDPAIAAAFAKETSLLGLPVAAVPGALSPLAIPNAAAAAAAAAAGRVGMPGVSAGGNTVLLVSNLNEEMVTPQSLFTLFGVYGDVQRVKILYNKKDSALIQMADGNQSQLAMSHLNGQKMYGKIIRVTLSKHQTVQLPREGLDDQGLTKDFGNSPLHRFKKPGSKNFQNIFPPSATLHLSNIPPSVAEEDLRTLFANTGGTVKAFKFFQRDHKMALLQMSTVEEAIQALIDLHNYNLGESHHLRVSFSKSTI; encoded by the exons CCAATGGTAATGACAACAAGAAATTCAAAAGTGATGATAAAATGGATGGGGCTCCTTCTCGTGTTCTTCATATCAGGAAATTGCCTGGGGAAGTGACAGAAACAGAAGTTATTGCTTTAGGTTTACCTTTTGGTAAAGTAACCAACATCCTGATgctgaaagggaaaaaccag gcATTTTTGGAACTTGCCACAGAAGAAGCAGCTATCACTATGGTTAATTACTACTCTGCTGTGACACCTCATCTTCGTAACCAACCCATTTACATCCAGTATTCCAATCATAAAGAACTAAAGACTGATAACACACTTAACCAG cgGGCCCAAGCTGTTCTTCAGGCAGTGACGGCTGTGCAGGCATCAAACGCTCCCATTAGTGGGACCACTGTTAGTGAGAGTGCAGTGACTCCAGCTCAGAGTCCAGTACTTAGAATAATTATTGACAACATGTACTATCCAGTAACCTTGGATGTTCTTCATCAG ATATTCTCTAAATTTGGTGCTGTATTGAAGATAATCACGTTCACAAAGAATAACCAGTTTCAAGCTTTACTGCAGTTTGGTGATCCAGTAAATGCACAGCAAGCAAAACAA GCCTTAGACGGtcaaaatatttataatgcTTGCTGTACCCTACGCATTGATTTTTCCAAATTGGTGAATTTGAATGTCAAGTACAACAACGATAAAAGCAGGGACTACACTCGTCCTGACCTTCCATCTGGCGATGGACAGCCAACGCTGGACCCAGCTATTGCTGCAGCATTTGCCAAGGAGACCTCTCTTCTAG ggCTTCCTGTTGCAGCTGTTCCAGGAGCTCTGAGTCCTTTGGCTATtccaaatgctgctgctgctgctgcagctgctgctgctggccgtGTGGGAATGCCTGGAGTTTCAGCTGGTGGCAATACAGTCCTCCTGGTTAGCAATTTAAATGAAGAG ATGGTTACGCCCCAAAGTCTGTTTACCCTCTTCG GTGTTTATGGTGATGTGCAGCGTGTGAAGATTTTATACAATAAGAAAGATAGTGCTCTTATACAGATGGCTGATGGAAACCAGTCACAGCTGG CCATGAGCCATCTTAATGGACAAAAAATGTATGGAAAGATCATTCGCGTTACCCTTTCCAAACATCAGACAGTACAACTACCTCGAGAGGGACTTGATGACCAAGGGCTGACTAAAGATTTTGGTAATTCACCTTTGCACCGCTTCAAGAAACCTGGTTCCAAAAACTTCCAAAATATATTCCCTCCTTCTGCAACACTTCATCTGTCCAATATTCC ACCATCAGTAGCAGAAGAGGATCTACGCACATTGTTTGCTAACACTGGAGGCACTGtgaaagcatttaaattttttca aagagATCACAAGATGGCACTTCTTCAGATGTCAACAGTAGAAGAAGCTATTCAGGCTTTGATTGATCTTCACAATTACAATCTGGGAGAAAGTCACCATCTGAGAGTTTCTTTCTCTAAGTCAACTATTTAA
- the PTBP2 gene encoding polypyrimidine tract-binding protein 2 isoform X3: MDGIVTDVAVGVKRGSDELLSGSVLSSPNSNMSSMVVTANGNDNKKFKSDDKMDGAPSRVLHIRKLPGEVTETEVIALGLPFGKVTNILMLKGKNQAFLELATEEAAITMVNYYSAVTPHLRNQPIYIQYSNHKELKTDNTLNQRAQAVLQAVTAVQASNAPISGTTVSESAVTPAQSPVLRIIIDNMYYPVTLDVLHQIFSKFGAVLKIITFTKNNQFQALLQFGDPVNAQQAKQALDGQNIYNACCTLRIDFSKLVNLNVKYNNDKSRDYTRPDLPSGDGQPTLDPAIAAAFAKETSLLAVPGALSPLAIPNAAAAAAAAAAGRVGMPGVSAGGNTVLLVSNLNEEMVTPQSLFTLFGVYGDVQRVKILYNKKDSALIQMADGNQSQLAMSHLNGQKMYGKIIRVTLSKHQTVQLPREGLDDQGLTKDFGNSPLHRFKKPGSKNFQNIFPPSATLHLSNIPPSVAEEDLRTLFANTGGTVKAFKFFQRDHKMALLQMSTVEEAIQALIDLHNYNLGESHHLRVSFSKSTI; the protein is encoded by the exons CCAATGGTAATGACAACAAGAAATTCAAAAGTGATGATAAAATGGATGGGGCTCCTTCTCGTGTTCTTCATATCAGGAAATTGCCTGGGGAAGTGACAGAAACAGAAGTTATTGCTTTAGGTTTACCTTTTGGTAAAGTAACCAACATCCTGATgctgaaagggaaaaaccag gcATTTTTGGAACTTGCCACAGAAGAAGCAGCTATCACTATGGTTAATTACTACTCTGCTGTGACACCTCATCTTCGTAACCAACCCATTTACATCCAGTATTCCAATCATAAAGAACTAAAGACTGATAACACACTTAACCAG cgGGCCCAAGCTGTTCTTCAGGCAGTGACGGCTGTGCAGGCATCAAACGCTCCCATTAGTGGGACCACTGTTAGTGAGAGTGCAGTGACTCCAGCTCAGAGTCCAGTACTTAGAATAATTATTGACAACATGTACTATCCAGTAACCTTGGATGTTCTTCATCAG ATATTCTCTAAATTTGGTGCTGTATTGAAGATAATCACGTTCACAAAGAATAACCAGTTTCAAGCTTTACTGCAGTTTGGTGATCCAGTAAATGCACAGCAAGCAAAACAA GCCTTAGACGGtcaaaatatttataatgcTTGCTGTACCCTACGCATTGATTTTTCCAAATTGGTGAATTTGAATGTCAAGTACAACAACGATAAAAGCAGGGACTACACTCGTCCTGACCTTCCATCTGGCGATGGACAGCCAACGCTGGACCCAGCTATTGCTGCAGCATTTGCCAAGGAGACCTCTCTTCTAG CTGTTCCAGGAGCTCTGAGTCCTTTGGCTATtccaaatgctgctgctgctgctgcagctgctgctgctggccgtGTGGGAATGCCTGGAGTTTCAGCTGGTGGCAATACAGTCCTCCTGGTTAGCAATTTAAATGAAGAG ATGGTTACGCCCCAAAGTCTGTTTACCCTCTTCG GTGTTTATGGTGATGTGCAGCGTGTGAAGATTTTATACAATAAGAAAGATAGTGCTCTTATACAGATGGCTGATGGAAACCAGTCACAGCTGG CCATGAGCCATCTTAATGGACAAAAAATGTATGGAAAGATCATTCGCGTTACCCTTTCCAAACATCAGACAGTACAACTACCTCGAGAGGGACTTGATGACCAAGGGCTGACTAAAGATTTTGGTAATTCACCTTTGCACCGCTTCAAGAAACCTGGTTCCAAAAACTTCCAAAATATATTCCCTCCTTCTGCAACACTTCATCTGTCCAATATTCC ACCATCAGTAGCAGAAGAGGATCTACGCACATTGTTTGCTAACACTGGAGGCACTGtgaaagcatttaaattttttca aagagATCACAAGATGGCACTTCTTCAGATGTCAACAGTAGAAGAAGCTATTCAGGCTTTGATTGATCTTCACAATTACAATCTGGGAGAAAGTCACCATCTGAGAGTTTCTTTCTCTAAGTCAACTATTTAA
- the PTBP2 gene encoding polypyrimidine tract-binding protein 2 isoform X4, giving the protein MDGIVTDVAVGVKRGSDELLSGSVLSSPNSNMSSMVVTANGNDNKKFKSDDKMDGAPSRVLHIRKLPGEVTETEVIALGLPFGKVTNILMLKGKNQAFLELATEEAAITMVNYYSAVTPHLRNQPIYIQYSNHKELKTDNTLNQRAQAVLQAVTAVQASNAPISGTTVSESAVTPAQSPVLRIIIDNMYYPVTLDVLHQIFSKFGAVLKIITFTKNNQFQALLQFGDPVNAQQAKQALDGQNIYNACCTLRIDFSKLVNLNVKYNNDKSRDYTRPDLPSGDGQPTLDPAIAAAFAKETSLLAVPGALSPLAIPNAAAAAAAAAAGRVGMPGVSAGGNTVLLVSNLNEEMVTPQSLFTLFGVYGDVQRVKILYNKKDSALIQMADGNQSQLAMSHLNGQKMYGKIIRVTLSKHQTVQLPREGLDDQGLTKDFGNSPLHRFKKPGSKNFQNIFPPSATLHLSNIPPSVAEEDLRTLFANTGGTVKAFKFFQDHKMALLQMSTVEEAIQALIDLHNYNLGESHHLRVSFSKSTI; this is encoded by the exons CCAATGGTAATGACAACAAGAAATTCAAAAGTGATGATAAAATGGATGGGGCTCCTTCTCGTGTTCTTCATATCAGGAAATTGCCTGGGGAAGTGACAGAAACAGAAGTTATTGCTTTAGGTTTACCTTTTGGTAAAGTAACCAACATCCTGATgctgaaagggaaaaaccag gcATTTTTGGAACTTGCCACAGAAGAAGCAGCTATCACTATGGTTAATTACTACTCTGCTGTGACACCTCATCTTCGTAACCAACCCATTTACATCCAGTATTCCAATCATAAAGAACTAAAGACTGATAACACACTTAACCAG cgGGCCCAAGCTGTTCTTCAGGCAGTGACGGCTGTGCAGGCATCAAACGCTCCCATTAGTGGGACCACTGTTAGTGAGAGTGCAGTGACTCCAGCTCAGAGTCCAGTACTTAGAATAATTATTGACAACATGTACTATCCAGTAACCTTGGATGTTCTTCATCAG ATATTCTCTAAATTTGGTGCTGTATTGAAGATAATCACGTTCACAAAGAATAACCAGTTTCAAGCTTTACTGCAGTTTGGTGATCCAGTAAATGCACAGCAAGCAAAACAA GCCTTAGACGGtcaaaatatttataatgcTTGCTGTACCCTACGCATTGATTTTTCCAAATTGGTGAATTTGAATGTCAAGTACAACAACGATAAAAGCAGGGACTACACTCGTCCTGACCTTCCATCTGGCGATGGACAGCCAACGCTGGACCCAGCTATTGCTGCAGCATTTGCCAAGGAGACCTCTCTTCTAG CTGTTCCAGGAGCTCTGAGTCCTTTGGCTATtccaaatgctgctgctgctgctgcagctgctgctgctggccgtGTGGGAATGCCTGGAGTTTCAGCTGGTGGCAATACAGTCCTCCTGGTTAGCAATTTAAATGAAGAG ATGGTTACGCCCCAAAGTCTGTTTACCCTCTTCG GTGTTTATGGTGATGTGCAGCGTGTGAAGATTTTATACAATAAGAAAGATAGTGCTCTTATACAGATGGCTGATGGAAACCAGTCACAGCTGG CCATGAGCCATCTTAATGGACAAAAAATGTATGGAAAGATCATTCGCGTTACCCTTTCCAAACATCAGACAGTACAACTACCTCGAGAGGGACTTGATGACCAAGGGCTGACTAAAGATTTTGGTAATTCACCTTTGCACCGCTTCAAGAAACCTGGTTCCAAAAACTTCCAAAATATATTCCCTCCTTCTGCAACACTTCATCTGTCCAATATTCC ACCATCAGTAGCAGAAGAGGATCTACGCACATTGTTTGCTAACACTGGAGGCACTGtgaaagcatttaaattttttca agATCACAAGATGGCACTTCTTCAGATGTCAACAGTAGAAGAAGCTATTCAGGCTTTGATTGATCTTCACAATTACAATCTGGGAGAAAGTCACCATCTGAGAGTTTCTTTCTCTAAGTCAACTATTTAA
- the PTBP2 gene encoding polypyrimidine tract-binding protein 2 isoform X5, with translation MDGAPSRVLHIRKLPGEVTETEVIALGLPFGKVTNILMLKGKNQAFLELATEEAAITMVNYYSAVTPHLRNQPIYIQYSNHKELKTDNTLNQRAQAVLQAVTAVQASNAPISGTTVSESAVTPAQSPVLRIIIDNMYYPVTLDVLHQIFSKFGAVLKIITFTKNNQFQALLQFGDPVNAQQAKQALDGQNIYNACCTLRIDFSKLVNLNVKYNNDKSRDYTRPDLPSGDGQPTLDPAIAAAFAKETSLLGLPVAAVPGALSPLAIPNAAAAAAAAAAGRVGMPGVSAGGNTVLLVSNLNEEMVTPQSLFTLFGVYGDVQRVKILYNKKDSALIQMADGNQSQLAMSHLNGQKMYGKIIRVTLSKHQTVQLPREGLDDQGLTKDFGNSPLHRFKKPGSKNFQNIFPPSATLHLSNIPPSVAEEDLRTLFANTGGTVKAFKFFQRDHKMALLQMSTVEEAIQALIDLHNYNLGESHHLRVSFSKSTI, from the exons ATGGATGGGGCTCCTTCTCGTGTTCTTCATATCAGGAAATTGCCTGGGGAAGTGACAGAAACAGAAGTTATTGCTTTAGGTTTACCTTTTGGTAAAGTAACCAACATCCTGATgctgaaagggaaaaaccag gcATTTTTGGAACTTGCCACAGAAGAAGCAGCTATCACTATGGTTAATTACTACTCTGCTGTGACACCTCATCTTCGTAACCAACCCATTTACATCCAGTATTCCAATCATAAAGAACTAAAGACTGATAACACACTTAACCAG cgGGCCCAAGCTGTTCTTCAGGCAGTGACGGCTGTGCAGGCATCAAACGCTCCCATTAGTGGGACCACTGTTAGTGAGAGTGCAGTGACTCCAGCTCAGAGTCCAGTACTTAGAATAATTATTGACAACATGTACTATCCAGTAACCTTGGATGTTCTTCATCAG ATATTCTCTAAATTTGGTGCTGTATTGAAGATAATCACGTTCACAAAGAATAACCAGTTTCAAGCTTTACTGCAGTTTGGTGATCCAGTAAATGCACAGCAAGCAAAACAA GCCTTAGACGGtcaaaatatttataatgcTTGCTGTACCCTACGCATTGATTTTTCCAAATTGGTGAATTTGAATGTCAAGTACAACAACGATAAAAGCAGGGACTACACTCGTCCTGACCTTCCATCTGGCGATGGACAGCCAACGCTGGACCCAGCTATTGCTGCAGCATTTGCCAAGGAGACCTCTCTTCTAG ggCTTCCTGTTGCAGCTGTTCCAGGAGCTCTGAGTCCTTTGGCTATtccaaatgctgctgctgctgctgcagctgctgctgctggccgtGTGGGAATGCCTGGAGTTTCAGCTGGTGGCAATACAGTCCTCCTGGTTAGCAATTTAAATGAAGAG ATGGTTACGCCCCAAAGTCTGTTTACCCTCTTCG GTGTTTATGGTGATGTGCAGCGTGTGAAGATTTTATACAATAAGAAAGATAGTGCTCTTATACAGATGGCTGATGGAAACCAGTCACAGCTGG CCATGAGCCATCTTAATGGACAAAAAATGTATGGAAAGATCATTCGCGTTACCCTTTCCAAACATCAGACAGTACAACTACCTCGAGAGGGACTTGATGACCAAGGGCTGACTAAAGATTTTGGTAATTCACCTTTGCACCGCTTCAAGAAACCTGGTTCCAAAAACTTCCAAAATATATTCCCTCCTTCTGCAACACTTCATCTGTCCAATATTCC ACCATCAGTAGCAGAAGAGGATCTACGCACATTGTTTGCTAACACTGGAGGCACTGtgaaagcatttaaattttttca aagagATCACAAGATGGCACTTCTTCAGATGTCAACAGTAGAAGAAGCTATTCAGGCTTTGATTGATCTTCACAATTACAATCTGGGAGAAAGTCACCATCTGAGAGTTTCTTTCTCTAAGTCAACTATTTAA